The bacterium genome includes a window with the following:
- a CDS encoding PadR family transcriptional regulator, producing MIHIANTLFNRELKKGSAGLLILSLIEHRPRHGYEISKLIEERSEGALKFHVASLYPLLYRLEKRGLIQGRWVEKTGQRRRRYYRLTPQGRKMLKEQRSLWQDFAHAMNLITGAKHA from the coding sequence ATGATACATATAGCAAACACACTGTTTAACCGGGAGCTCAAGAAAGGAAGCGCGGGGCTTCTCATTCTTTCGTTGATTGAACATCGCCCGCGGCACGGATATGAAATCAGCAAACTGATCGAAGAACGTTCCGAAGGCGCCCTCAAATTCCATGTGGCCTCCTTATATCCGTTGCTCTACCGGCTGGAGAAGCGTGGATTGATCCAGGGACGATGGGTCGAAAAGACCGGACAGAGACGGCGGCGTTATTACCGCTTGACCCCGCAGGGAAGAAAAATGTTGAAGGAGCAACGCAGTCTCTGGCAGGATTTTGCGCACGCAATGAATTTGATTACTGGAGCTAAGCATGCCTGA